The genomic region aaattttttttattataattattagaaaaaatttttccattaataaataaaaatattaataacatTGAAtggttttattaaaaatatttatttaattttaatagtattgaataattcaaatattaacattttaagttaaaattttttaaaactgaatattgatatattttaattttttaaattaaatactaatatttatcaaatttaatatGCTAAGCTTAGTATAATaacagtttttcttttctccaaaaaaaatcttacgcTTCACACAGACCTATGAGTATTTTTCCTGTTcgattaataaaatattttacatttaacattttttaaaaaatattttacatcaaAACAAACGAACTCTAAGGATAAATAGGGATGCTAAGGCATTGaaaataatgcataatttttatgataacCCAAACTAAGAATAGCGAGAAGTGCTGCTCCTTGCCTGCCAAGTAAAAATGGTTTAAGATACAGGCAGAGCATTTTCGAGCCTTCATGGCTCTCAAGTGGCTGTAATACTTGCAATATAATGCATGGTTAAGATCCTAATCTGTAAATCTTCAGCTTAGATCACAACAAACCGCCTGCATTTTATGCCCTTATTAAGTATGCCATATTTCTTCTAGAAAATTAGTATGCTAAATGTGCCCACCTCTGTACAATCACTCCTTTCTGCTAGAAGCATCAAACTTGTGATAGTGAACCCGAACATAAAGGACATGGCGGGTCACGCCTATCCTCAAGGCTTGTTCTCTCTTCCAAACAATCTGCATGATATACATGCCCACAAACTAGAACTGCCACGACAGAGAATTCACCAGAAGCCAGTGCATTTCCAAGTAAATAAGGTTTCCGTTTCAAATGCTTCTGACATATGCCACAAACAATCTTCACCTTGTCAAGTGATACTGCATCCATCACCAACGAACTAGACATTATTCGCTCTGGTCTGCTAAATGCTTTTTCCCTACCCTCTGCAAAAATTGGAAAACAGAAGTCAATATGGCAAAAAACCATAAGCAGAGgatgttgaaaattttatgctGCAAAAATGATGAgacaaaaaataagtttaaactaGCACCATTTCATTGAAGCTCAAATGATTCAACTCTTTAGTTATCTAAAcagtgaaagagaagaaagaacaTGACTTCCTGAACTTTTGCTGAGAGTTTGATTCTATAAAGTTAAGTTTGGTATGAGTCCAAGTATCTTGTCTTACAATTTGTGTAATGATCTTGATGagataaaaaattcatttccCAACTGTCACATTCTATGGAAACATAGAGATTCTTGGCATGAAAACCAGTAAGAGTTGCATACAACCTCCATGGCGTCCAGACTCTGGGCTGTAGTGCTCAAACTTGAAGGGTAATCTGTCATCATGTAAAGGACTAAACTTGCCATGAGAAGTTGATGCATTAGCAAGGCTGCCAGAATTCCGGCGTGAGTAGTGATGGCCATAGTAATGGCGTGATCGTTTTAGAAATATGGAGCGCCCAAGATTGTACTGGCGATTAGCAACAGAAGAGTTGGAATTAAGCAGCTTCACAGAATTATCTCCAACATCCACGCCAGCATCCAAATTCAAAGATTGCTATAgaataaggagaaaaaaaataacgaaACAATGCAGACAATTCAGTTGACAAAGagatgattaaaaaaaaaaagcacaaaGATACCTAAGAACTATTCTGACCCACAGTTGAATCATATCCAATTTTCGTCCATCAGGtaaaagatgtatcaagatatGTTAGAAATGAGGAGAAgaactattttcaaaaatgaataaaggaaagaacaaaCCTTTTTGGATAATAATTCTGTTCCTGAAGAGCACGGCATGTCGTCTGCAACATTCAATATAAAGCACAATGAGTATTCACATTCTGATTGTTGACATCTAAACGGGAAGATGTTCTTAGCAATTTTCACAGTATCAGATTATTAAACTGAAGATAACAACCAAGTCCTCCGTTGCATGaagatatttctttttccttgatttgaAAGCAACATGACCAAATCTCATCATGACACATCAAGATAGCAATCCTATGCTAAACCAAAAATTGGGATAACAACTCAGAAATAAATGTAGCAAATTGCAGAAGCTAATGCGAACATGGTACACTTAAAGACAAGTAAaaatagaaatagaaaataaaaaaaaagcgaTAATTTCCATTTCCTTTCTAACACAAACAGGAGCAGATCAACTTAATAGCATATATAGAAGGCCTAGAggttgaagaaaataaaattgaggTTCACTTGTTATGATTCAAATTTGATGAACCTGTAAGGAGGATGTTCAAGCACAATGGTTTTCTACATTCAAGGGTATGCAAATTGCTTAGATGCTACCATGTATACACTCTCAATCTAGAGGTCCTACATTCAGCAATAAAATGTCAAACATCTTGAAAGGCATACATGAACCTAGACAGTTtccaatcaaataaatcaGAGAACAAAATTGACAAAAGGAATATGTACATAAAAGTACATAccacataaaaaattaagaagaagaaaaaaggtagGCTTCAAAACTGTTTAAGCTATTGTAAACTATATAATTCCATTAGTCGTCCTTGCCAATAAAGGTCAAGATTAGTTATTCATAGCTATAATAAGGTGGCCTAACAAGGCTAGAGCAGTTCAAATGGCATAGGCATAAAGTGGTTTACTGACAGTAGAGAAGTTGCAATGTCAGTCCTGAATATAACTAAAACTGAAAATTTGTGGGCCAAAGAAGTTTTAAAGAGGCAGGCATAGAGAATATAATCTCGCAAAAGCATATAGCCACTTTACCATACAAACTTTGCAATATTTATCAACAGAATTCTCTAAGTTTCACAATAGCAAGTAGGATGGTATGATCAAAACACAATAAAATTAGGTCATGACATAAAAGGGGAAAGAAGCCAGACTGAGCTCTGTCCTTCAGAAGATTCTAGGCAACAGAACTGATCAttgcaaacaaaaaaaagaaaaggttggATAGCAGAGTGCTAGGTAGCAATTAATTAAGTAGAAATCAGAAGTACATCAACAAA from Theobroma cacao cultivar B97-61/B2 chromosome 9, Criollo_cocoa_genome_V2, whole genome shotgun sequence harbors:
- the LOC18588849 gene encoding uncharacterized protein LOC18588849 isoform X1; translation: MGKRKRSSQPNNLDLPSSSDDMPCSSGTELLSKKQSLNLDAGVDVGDNSVKLLNSNSSVANRQYNLGRSIFLKRSRHYYGHHYSRRNSGSLANASTSHGKFSPLHDDRLPFKFEHYSPESGRHGEGREKAFSRPERIMSSSLVMDAVSLDKVKIVCGICQKHLKRKPYLLGNALASGEFSVVAVLVCGHVYHADCLEERTSLEDRRDPPCPLCSGSLSQV
- the LOC18588849 gene encoding uncharacterized protein LOC18588849 isoform X2, which codes for MPCSSGTELLSKKQSLNLDAGVDVGDNSVKLLNSNSSVANRQYNLGRSIFLKRSRHYYGHHYSRRNSGSLANASTSHGKFSPLHDDRLPFKFEHYSPESGRHGEGREKAFSRPERIMSSSLVMDAVSLDKVKIVCGICQKHLKRKPYLLGNALASGEFSVVAVLVCGHVYHADCLEERTSLEDRRDPPCPLCSGSLSQV